In the Lates calcarifer isolate ASB-BC8 linkage group LG16_LG22, TLL_Latcal_v3, whole genome shotgun sequence genome, GAGCCATGTAAGTGTTGGAAAGCATCCCAGTGAGTAAGTCATGGGAAGTTTCCCTGGGTCTGTGGTGCATAACGGCACTGCCGTTATTACATTTTAAGGCTCAAGTCTGACAGTGAACACTTCATAATCTCATGATGGTAAAGTGAGATCGTGATGCATGTGTACTTCCCCTTTCTCGTATCTCGTTTTATTTGCCAGAAAGGAAGTcccattttaaaaatgttacatacCTTTTAAAGGTTGTTATGATGACCCTCACCAGAGATTTCTAAGTGTACTTTCACTTCTAAAAGTCCAGAGCACGAGCAAGAAACTTATGTAATTTCCTCTTCTGTATATTGCTTATTACTTGTCGGTTTTCTGATGACGTCCAGGAAAGAAGATAATAATGTCAATGTGAATGTTTTCCACGTTGTTTCACTTAGAGGCTGAATTTCATAGAATACAAACTTTATTTTGACGTTTGCCAGAAAGTTgggttttgttcattttgttttggctAAAATGTCAACAGGATGTCAATGTGAACTAAATCGGGTTATCAGAGAAGGGCGACGCTCTTCTAAAGCTCAATCTTCCTTCCTCCCATGTTGCACAGTCTGATACTGGACTAGTGCGTCACTCAGCCCACTGCCTCTATATTTAGATCTGTGCCTCCCCCTGATGGGTGGAGGCACAGATTGTTAACTAGATTATGATTTTCATATATTATTCAGTAAATCCATTTGTCTTCTCACaaaaatcactgttttatatttttgtttcaggatctgagctgcagctgcccAGATGTCTACAAGGCGCTTTAACATGTACGTTAGAAACTAGCTGAAGATGCAGGGGGCCATTGCacgagtgtgtgtggtggtggccGCCGCCATCTTAAACCACCCCTTGCTCTTCCCTCAAGAGAACACCACGCTCCCGGAGCAGGACGAGGAGCTGATGGCTCGCATGCGGGAGCACGAGGAGAGGCTGGAAATGGAGCAGGCCAAGCTGGAGAGGGAGCTCTCACAGCAGGACACGAAGCAGGAAGAACCTGGCTCAGATGGAGATTATAGTTGGTACTTTTGGAGCACTGTGTCTTTCATCATATTCTTCATTATCGAGATGGGCAGGGTGGATCATGCTGACACAGAGATACGGCCAGCTGAGGATGAATACATATGTTCAGAGAGTGGATCCATCACCCCCAGGACAATGATCCTTGATAAAGACATCCTGAGCAACTTCTGCGACAAATGTACCTACACTTCAGCTCATGAAAACTGGAGGGTGAGGGAGTTTGTTGAGGGTTTTGCAGATGATTTACTGGAATcgctcaggagtgtgtgtgacagggagGCAGACATGGAAGTTGGGGACTTTGTCGGGATTGGAAGCATGTTCGAGTCGTGGAAGGTGTGTAAGCCTCTAATGTGCGACCTTATAGTACCTTTCTCACCTCCAGATCCATACTCCTTCCAGTTCCATCTGTGGTGCAGCCAAAACAGTGACATTCCTCCAGACATGCAGGGCTGTGGCAAGATAAAGGTGAGCAGGTTTGGGGAGAATGAGGAGGGCTGTCTCTGCGGCTCTGCTAACCTGGGAGAGGACATGCTTTGTCTGTTGCATAGCAGAAACGAAGCCATCAAAGTGGACCTGAGTCCCGATGAACTGCTCTGCTCCAGGAACACACCTTTCTTAGCCAAAGATCAAGTCATGAAGTGGTTCCAGATCTCTGTAACCAAAGCATGGGGACGCATCTCTCACAAATACGACTTTGAGGTCACTTTTCGCAACTTGGACTCCCCCGGCGCTCTGAAGATCCGATTCCGTTCGGGGAAAGTCATCGTAATGAACATCATACCGGTGGTTCAGCTGGAGGATACAGATGCTTATTTTGTCTCTCACTTTCCATCAGATTGTGGCAGCTCTCCAGGACCCACACTGGCCCCTCTCTTTTGCTGTCTACGAGAGGAATTTGCTGAAACATTTCACTAAACGCCTACCACAAAATTCCTGTCATTTACACTGTCTTCAGATTGTTACCTTCCTACACAGAAAGCAGACGGGGCTCACAGGAAAGTGCGCCCTCACCAACTACCATTTAAAGACTGCTCTGCTGCACTTGTTGCTGAGAAAAAGACCCTCTGCGTGGGGCACTGAGAGTATGGAGCACAGGCTTCGAGATGTGCTCAGCCTCTTGCAGAGGAGCCTGCAGGAAAAAGACTTCACCACGTTCTGATTGGGAACAGTAAAGTGCCAGAAGAAGTCCAGGTTCCTGACATAATTCGCAAAGCAGAGCCCATCAATCTGTTCCGGTCTCTGGTGCTGCAGACTGAACTTTATGCAGCAACAGCCAGGCATTTTCAGGAGATGCTGAGAAATGCACCCGTTCTCATACAAGAGTACACACCTCATTTATCTAATGGAGGTTTACACCACACCCTTGATGACAGTCTGTGAGCACTGGCCATGTTCAGTGTCTGATTTATTTCTAACTTTCAGCACATGCAGATCTTTAAATATCATTCAGTGTTACTAAAGATAATTGAAGGCGCGCACACAATTATTTCAGTTATGGCTGATATTGAGACATGCAGTGGTTTTACTGTAGCTGCTTTTGCATAGTGGTAAAGTGTATTGAGAGTATGGTCTCCAGCTTTCATATTTATATGTATCTACTGTATATACGGGTTCTGTTAGTTGTAAAATCTAGCACCAAAAAAGTgcactgtaattaaaaaaaaaaaaaaaaaatcagtaggACTGTTTTTATATTGCTTGTTTTAGATGTTTAACCAGGAGGAGAGGTGTTCAGTATATATGTTCAGTATATATCCCTCTGCCTCTTATAGAAGCAACAACAAGTAATGCATTTCACCAGTTTAACAGAAATACCTCGCATATTATGCCAGTCTAAACAGGAATAATCCACCAAACATTatagcagtgtttttgttttcattcataccGTTGCAGCTCTCATGGCAGCTATTAAGTTTTGTATTGTTCAGTgttaaatgcttttttaaaaattgctaaTTAGAGAGCTAAACTAAACTTTGCCAGTTATGCTGTGTTGATGTTGGATCTTTGACAGAACTCCAGTCTATTTAATGTAGTCTGGGGGTAAGacataatattttttgtttatcaaAACATAGACAGAAAATTCAGATTCAGGTCAGAGTCACTCCTCTACAGTTTATTAGAGAAAATGCGTCAATTTTGAAATGTATCGTCAAAAACATCCTGAGTCATACAATGACTGTACCTCATTTCCATTATCTTTTCATTTCCCATTATAGTAATTTGATATTTTCCCCTCATTAACAAAATAAGTCCTAAATCttttaagaaaaacagatttgcCCTCATTTAAATGTATCCCTGAACATGAATATAAATGGACGGTTTATgtttttggtcagtattttcTACAGACCATAGTCATAGTTGGGGTTCCCCTCAGTGTAAGTCTTGTAAAAGCCCTTGTAGGTGTCCATACTGTGCCTGGTGGCTTTGACAGTCGGGTCCTCCGACATGCGCTCTGTCCACTTCTTCAGCTCAGGTGTGCTGTCAAGGCagctgaaaagacaaagagaatcAAATAATTTACCGGAGACTAAACTACAACACGTGAACACAAGTCACCCAGGTGTTGTGAAGGAAATATGAAGGAATAAAGACTTATGTCTTACTTTTGTACTGTACCTACTATTTGTACTGTGCTTCTCTCTAACGTGAcctgaagtgtttttaaatacttccataaataaaatgtatttatttttaaatgtcctGTGAGATTTTTactcactgtttcagttcaAAGATCTCTAGCCTCTCAAAAAATGGCCACATCATGTAGTCAATCATCGTGATGGTGTCACCACCAAAGAACTGGGTCTTCTTATTAACCAGGTCCTGCAAATAGACACGTTAGTCAGCACTGTATAAAACACTGTAAAGGTGCAGTCATTAAAGAGGAACACATGGAGGGTCTTATAGTTTATAAAAATTCATAGACAATTTAGTTGTGCTCACACCCATTCATGTTACTAAATAACATGTCCAGTGAAACGTGTAAAAGAGCACTTGACATGGCAGCCTACCTCATTTAATTTGGCAAACTtctctttcagttcagtttctagTCCTGAGACATCCTCGCCTTTATTCCTCCCTGTAGGGATCTTGTAGAAGTACGGTACTACCTGTAGAGAACGGTGGCATTAATTGGATTATTTGGCGATGGAAACAGTagagaaatacacaaaacaaacccCAAAGATTTATGCAGGTTTTCATGTAATATACCTTGGAAAAATGCTCCAGCATCATCCTCTGCTGTGCTTTAGCAAAAGGAGTAGAAGGAAGCAGCTGGTTCTCAGGGTAAACTTCATCCAGGTATTCACAGGTGATGGGAGACTCGTAGATCACCTCACCAGCGGGTGTCTCCAGTGTAGGGACAAGACCAAGGGGATTCTTCTCAAGAAACCAGTCAGGTTTATCTTTCAGGTTGATGTTGACGGTGTCATGtctgaaagatgaaaacagctTCTGCTATGAGAAGTGTAGAGTACTGGGATTTCACATTTTGGTACTAGTGATGCTATGGTTTAAAATAACgtgtaataaaatgtttttttacttGATCCCTTTGGCATTCAACACTAATCTGGTTCTCTGGGCAAAGGGGCAGAATCTCATGCTGTAAATCCTGATATGGTCTTTGGGGACTGGACCAGGTGCAGGGCTTCCTgaaagaagcaaagaaaaatgcaatTTCCATAGATGACAGAGTGCAGCTAGGAGAGTATGCTATTTTATCTATCTAGGAAATAATCTTTCACATTTAATTATCTTGGAGCAATTATCATTACATATATAATGGGGAGTGAGGGAAGGCTGGAGCAGGTCGCTGAGTTTTCCAACTAAAACAGCTGTGGTGGAGAGTAAGAAAACTTATTCAAGCACATTTTTGATGTACCTGTACATTAATGTTCCCATTTTATGCGTCTTTGTACTTCCTCACATAATTTCAAAGGAAACGACTGTACTTTCTTTCCTACACTTACTAGTTTCTTTGTCGATTAATATTTTACATACCAAACATACAATTATTTTATAAAGTATGATACATTGTTACAGATTAATCAACAGATATGGCAGTTAAAGGAGGAGACAGTTCACAAACCACCTAACAGTACTGTTGAAATCAGCCACACCTTTACCGGCTGCAACATGAGTTAACTGTACAAAACGATACTGTTAAATATACGAACCGGACTGACAAAATTACATAATGCTTGATCACGATGACTTGGCAAAAATTTGCTAccatttattttactgtttctgacattttccaACACAGCTCGAGTCCGGGCTCTATTGAAAATAAAGCATC is a window encoding:
- the LOC108897284 gene encoding LOW QUALITY PROTEIN: inositol 1,4,5-trisphosphate receptor-interacting protein (The sequence of the model RefSeq protein was modified relative to this genomic sequence to represent the inferred CDS: inserted 1 base in 1 codon; deleted 1 base in 1 codon) — encoded protein: MQGAIARVCVVVAAAILNHPLLFPQENTTLPEQDEELMARMREHEERLEMEQAKLERELSQQDTKQEEPGSDGDYSWYFWSTVSFIIFFIIEMGRVDHADTEIRPAEDEYICSESGSITPRTMILDKDILSNFCDKCTYTSAHENWRVREFVEGFADDLLESLRSVCDREADMEVGDFVGIGSMFESWKVCKPLMCDLIVPFSPPDPYSFQFHLWCSQNSDIPPDMQGCGKIKVSRFGENEEGCLCGSANLGEDMLCLLHSRNEAIKVDLSPDELLCSRNTPFLAKDQVMKWFQISVTKAWGRISHKYDFEVTFRNLDSPGALKIRFRSGKVIVMNIIPVVQLEDTDAYFVSHFPSDVAALQDPHWPLSFAVYERNLLKHFTKRLPQNSCHLHCLQIVTFLHRKQTGLTGKCALTNYHLKTALLHLLLRKRPSAWGTESMEHRLRDVLSLLQRSLQXKRLHHVLIGNSKVPEEVQVPDIIRKAEPINLFRSLVLQTELYAATARHFQEMLRNAPVLIQEYTPHLSNGGLHHTLDDSL
- the LOC108897288 gene encoding glutathione S-transferase omega-1 encodes the protein MSTEKCFAKGSPAPGPVPKDHIRIYSMRFCPFAQRTRLVLNAKGIKHDTVNINLKDKPDWFLEKNPLGLVPTLETPAGEVIYESPITCEYLDEVYPENQLLPSTPFAKAQQRMMLEHFSKVVPYFYKIPTGRNKGEDVSGLETELKEKFAKLNEDLVNKKTQFFGGDTITMIDYMMWPFFERLEIFELKHCLDSTPELKKWTERMSEDPTVKATRHSMDTYKGFYKTYTEGNPNYDYGL